From bacterium:
CGAAATGTTCGAAGATGGGCTCAGGCTCGTCATACAAAAACAGCCTGGAACGCATCTTTGGAGAGCTGAGTTCGATCAGTTCGACAGCCTTTTCGTAGTCGACCGGGGAATCGATAATCATCTTGGATACGTCCGAACCGAATACATCGCGTATCATCTTGTAGATCAGACTCAAATCCTGATGCACCAGCCCCGGCGCAGCGACCTTTGTGGACTTTTCCTGTATCTGGTTCCACATTCTCATCAGGAATTCCAGATCACCACGAAGCTCATTTTCGCCGCGGCCTTCCGCCTCTGTCCGAACTATCATTCCATAACCGAGCGGCCTTATGCCCTCCGCTATTTTTTTGAGACGGTCACGTTCAGTTTCGCTCTCAATTTTCCTCGAAATCCCGATGTTGTCGGCCTCGGGCATCAGCACAAGATAGCGGCCCGGCAGTGATATTCTGGTCGATACACGGGCGCCTTTGGTGCCCCGCGGACCTTTCACGACCTGCACCAGAACATCCTGGCCGGTCTTTACGACATCTCGAATCTTCAGATGATGCTTGCCGCTCTCTTTTCGGGCGCTGGGATATTCATCATCCATCTCCGGCAAAACATCCGCGACATACAAAAACGCGTTGCGTTCCAACCCGATATCGACAAACGCCGCATCCATCCCGACAAGCACATTCGCGACCTTGGCCTTGTATATGCTGCCGACCACACGCTCTTCACGCTCCACATGAAGCTCGACAAGTTTGCCGGATTCGACGAGAGCCACGCGGGTCTCACGTGTGTCAACATTTACAATTATCTCTTTGGACATGCATTATCACCTCCTTTCGTTGTCCAGTGTTCAGTAAATTTCTTACAAGTTCGGGCGCGATATCCGATCGCGACCGAATCATAAATAACGCAATTTCAGATTGCGCTACTCATTGCACAACAAAAAACGTCTCAGGTTTTTGTCATTCCCAGCTTGACTGGGAATCCAGTAATCGGCGTTCTGACGAAAGATTAATATCTGGATTCCCGCTTTCGCGAGAATGACACAGGCCTGCTTTCACTTTGTAAGGAATGCAACCTGCTATGAACCTGGCATTGTAAAAGCAGATTTCGCATTGTGTAATGACATTCTACAACGCAAAGTTCTATCTAGTTATAATTAAAGCTCACCATTCAGCAGTGCCGACCGATGGACCGATATAATGCGTATTTCCGGAATATCTCCGGCTAACTCTTCAACAATCTCGGCGGGCTTTACGGTGAACTGAAGGTGCCTGAGCCTCATACGAATACGATTGCCTTGCGGGTCACACAACTCTATAGACGCTATTCCGGGGCGAATATCTATGGTTCCACGCTTTTCACGCTCACGAATTATTGCAGACTTGCTCAGGAGCCGATCGATTGCGTTTTGTAGATCGGCGGCAAACCGACCGCTCGGCAGGCTGAGTTCAACTATAAGTTCGCTGCCTGTTACGTCGGGTCCTCTCTTATTCTCAGCAAGAACCTCGGCATTATGCAGCTTTATCCCCTCGGGCAGCGCTGACTGAAGCCTTGAAACGATATCTTTGAGGTCGATTGGAGGATGGATGCTCAGAGTTATCAGTTCGGCATCAGCTGTCGCGCCAAGAGGAAGCGCGGATGCGATTGACATCTTCGCCCGGGGATTGAACCCCTGGCTGTATACAATGTCAATTCCAGACATCCTGACTGCACGCTCAAATACTCTCAACAGATCGAGATGACCAATCCATCGAATGCTTTCACCCTTGCTGAAGGTAATCATCACACGACAAAATTGAGTATCTAGTATTTTAGATTGAGTATTTGGTTGGGGGTGAAGGGTTGCTTGGTACATTTCAGGCGGACACTTCGCTCCAACCATCTGCTTGCGGACACCGCAGGCCGAGCATGTTCCCAAACGGCAATCCGGCGTCGTATCGCCAGTCGAAGCCTTTTCATCTTCGCGCGCAAGAAATTCTTTCGATACACCCACATCTATATGATCCCAAGGCAAAGCCGAATCCTTTGGAATCTCACGATTAGCAAAATCCGTAATATTCAACCCAGCCGACTCAAATGCACACTGCCAGCGCTCATGATCGAAATTATCCTGCTCAAGCCTGCCGCCGCGCTCCCATGCACCAAAAATCACTTTACCGAGTCGTCTATCGCCCCTGGCAAGCGCAGCCTCAATCCGGCTGCACCTTGGGTCATGCCAGCTAAGTGAAATATTCTTACCGCGCAACAGTGGCCTTACAACGGAAATTTTGCGCTCCAGTTCCTCCAAAGTCGCCATCGCACGCCATTGGAAGGGTGTATGAGGTTTGGGCACAAACGGCGAGAGCGTCACGTTGAGGGTCAGTGGAGCCCTGTGTCTTCGACCAATATCGATCACACTTGTTACCAGCCTGCCGATACATTCGAGATCTTCGTCAGTTTCGGTCGGCAGCCCAATCATAAAATATAGTTTAATCCTTCTCCAGCCGTAATCTACGGCTGCCTCGACGGCATTTAGCAAATCATCTTCAGTCACATTTTTGTTTATCACATCGCGCAGGCGCTGAGTCCCGGCCTCGGGCGCAAACGTCAGCCCGCTCTTTCTGACCCTCTGAATATCAGCCGCCAGATGCACACACTCAGCATCGGCTCTCAGGCTCGGCAGCGATATACCCACCTTATCAGCCTCGTGTGTGTCTATCAAAGTGTGCACCAAATCGCCTATGCGCGAATAATCAGCGCTGGAAAGCGATGTAAGGGCAACCTCTTCATAACCAGTATTGTCAAGGAGCGTCTTCGCCTGACGGCACAGCGTCGGCAGAGAGCGTTCGCGCACAGGCCGGGTCAACATGCCCGCCTGGCAAAATCTGCAGCCTCTGCTGCAGCCTCTCATTATCTCAAGTGCAACCCGGTCATGTACCGTTTCTGTAAACGGCACGACCAGTTTGTCCGGGAACGGTGCGTGCTCCAAGTCAACCACGCGCCTGGCATTTATATGGGTATCGAGACTACGCAAGCTCGGCACATACACGCCCTCAATCTCAGATAACGCATGCAACACGCGCTTCCTATCGCCCTTTGCCGTGCGATAGGTGCCCACTATATCCAGAACAACTTCCTCGCCGTCACCTATCACGAACGCATCGATGAAATCAGCCATAGGCTCGGGATTTGCAGCACAGTGACCCCCGGCGATTATGACCGGATCATCATTCGTACGTTCAGACGCAAATATGGGAATCCCGGCGAGATCCAGCATGTTGAGGACGGTTGTGTAGCTCATCTCATAGGCCAATGAAAAGCCTACTATATCGAAGTCCTTTACCGGCAGCGATGACTCCAGCGAGAAGAGAGGAATGCCCGCGCTCCGCATTTGTTCTTCCATATCGAATGCAGGCGCAAAAACACGCTCGGCGGCAGTGTGCGCATCGGAATTGAGGATGTGATAGAGAATCCTCAACCCGAGATTCGACATGCCGACTTCATAAACATCCGGGAAAGCGAGCGCAATCCTTACGCTCACCTCATCCAGCGGCTTCACAACACAGTTGAGTTCGCCGCCTGTATATCTCGCGGGTTTCGCTACTCGGGGCAGAACTCCATTAATCCGTCCCCTCAAGCTGAACGCCGTAGCTGATAATGTCATAGTATCATGCAAAAAAGCCGGCGATCATTACGTTTCGCCAGCCGTCCACCGTCGTATTATATCATCGAAGTGTTTGATCGTCAAACTCAGCATGGCAGGAACAGAAATATTCAATCAGGCAGACAATTTGGACTTGAGCAGTCTTTGAATCTCGGCCGAAGCTGTTTCGACTACCATATTCACTGCAGCTCTGCCTCTTGCCGACGACGCAAGAGATTCGCATTCCCCCGGTAAACACAAAGTATCCACAAGCTCGGAATGGAGATACATTATGTATGATGTCTCAAAACAGGCATCACCAATGTTTGGGCAGCCCCCGGAACCAACCATATCGAAATCGGCAAATGCCCATGCAACCGAATCATCATGGCTATCATTAAAATCGGATACCACCTCGCGTATGGCTTCCATGTGCTCACAGCCGTAGTGACCCATCAGGACCACAATTACTTTGAACCCAGCCTTTGCAAGTTGACGTAGATACTCAGTGGCCAGCAGTTCAACACATTCCCTGCTGAACTCTAGGGTGAAGCTGCTTTCGGCATCACCTTTGATCGTGCCATGACCGCAATATACTCCTGGAAACACCACTCCGCCGGTTTGAGCGCACAACTCCTCACATATTCCCTGGGCTTTCAATGTATCTGTCCCGAGAGGATTATATTTATCATGCCACTCATGAGCGCCCCATGGCAGATAGGCTATTGGCGCCGATTGCCTTGCATGCTCAAAATTTGGCGGGTTTGTCAGTTCGTATCTCATGACGCTCCCCTCACATTAGAGAGTAATGCGCCATGTTCATACCCAAGTGCATCAGATTTCAGTAGAAGATTTCGCTGTAGAGTCTGCGGAGATGGTGAAGTGCCTCGGAACCAGAGCCACTTTCACGACAATTGACTGAAATACGCTCGTTATAGCCAATTTCTTTGAGGACTTCCAGAAAGTCTGGCTGCGAATAGTCGGATGTGTGAACATGAACGATTTCGGCGCGCGCCCTGATTATTTGATCCAGACCCTCATTCTCCTGGTTCATCTGATAAAGATCAGCAGTCAGTTTCACAAACGGGTGATGTGCATCATGCACGATTTGAAGAGCATCGGCAAGTGTGTTTACCATATTGCATTCGGCAGAGCTTATAGGTTGAATCGCAACTGTAATTCCATGGGTGCCGGATATACGTCCGGCCAGAGTGACAAACTCGATTATTTGCTGCCTGGCTTCATCATCAGAGAAGCCTTCGGGAATATTTCTTGCATCTGGACTGTTGAATACAACAATCTCGCCTCCGAGTTCCTCGATACGATGGAATGCTGTGCGCATATACCTCTCTATGCGATATGTATCAACCTCGGGGCCGGTTACTTTCATATCTTCAAGAAGAAGCGAGTTCCAGACTTCGGGGACTATTTCATACGACCGGACGAGAGCGAGCGTCTCCTCAAACTCGGAGTCGGGCGACTCCGCCTTGACCAGAGCAGCAGGCAGCTCAATGTAATCATAACCAGCATCCTGAACGGCCTGGATATCATCCAGGTTCGCACAGCATCCGAATCTCATATGTTCTCTCAGTCAAAAAGCCGAAATTCGTCGGCAGTCATCTGTCGGCGGTCGTCAGTCCACGA
This genomic window contains:
- a CDS encoding TIGR03960 family B12-binding radical SAM protein, giving the protein MTLSATAFSLRGRINGVLPRVAKPARYTGGELNCVVKPLDEVSVRIALAFPDVYEVGMSNLGLRILYHILNSDAHTAAERVFAPAFDMEEQMRSAGIPLFSLESSLPVKDFDIVGFSLAYEMSYTTVLNMLDLAGIPIFASERTNDDPVIIAGGHCAANPEPMADFIDAFVIGDGEEVVLDIVGTYRTAKGDRKRVLHALSEIEGVYVPSLRSLDTHINARRVVDLEHAPFPDKLVVPFTETVHDRVALEIMRGCSRGCRFCQAGMLTRPVRERSLPTLCRQAKTLLDNTGYEEVALTSLSSADYSRIGDLVHTLIDTHEADKVGISLPSLRADAECVHLAADIQRVRKSGLTFAPEAGTQRLRDVINKNVTEDDLLNAVEAAVDYGWRRIKLYFMIGLPTETDEDLECIGRLVTSVIDIGRRHRAPLTLNVTLSPFVPKPHTPFQWRAMATLEELERKISVVRPLLRGKNISLSWHDPRCSRIEAALARGDRRLGKVIFGAWERGGRLEQDNFDHERWQCAFESAGLNITDFANREIPKDSALPWDHIDVGVSKEFLAREDEKASTGDTTPDCRLGTCSACGVRKQMVGAKCPPEMYQATLHPQPNTQSKILDTQFCRVMITFSKGESIRWIGHLDLLRVFERAVRMSGIDIVYSQGFNPRAKMSIASALPLGATADAELITLSIHPPIDLKDIVSRLQSALPEGIKLHNAEVLAENKRGPDVTGSELIVELSLPSGRFAADLQNAIDRLLSKSAIIREREKRGTIDIRPGIASIELCDPQGNRIRMRLRHLQFTVKPAEIVEELAGDIPEIRIISVHRSALLNGEL
- a CDS encoding creatininase family protein, with product MRYELTNPPNFEHARQSAPIAYLPWGAHEWHDKYNPLGTDTLKAQGICEELCAQTGGVVFPGVYCGHGTIKGDAESSFTLEFSRECVELLATEYLRQLAKAGFKVIVVLMGHYGCEHMEAIREVVSDFNDSHDDSVAWAFADFDMVGSGGCPNIGDACFETSYIMYLHSELVDTLCLPGECESLASSARGRAAVNMVVETASAEIQRLLKSKLSA
- a CDS encoding sugar phosphate isomerase/epimerase, with the protein product MRFGCCANLDDIQAVQDAGYDYIELPAALVKAESPDSEFEETLALVRSYEIVPEVWNSLLLEDMKVTGPEVDTYRIERYMRTAFHRIEELGGEIVVFNSPDARNIPEGFSDDEARQQIIEFVTLAGRISGTHGITVAIQPISSAECNMVNTLADALQIVHDAHHPFVKLTADLYQMNQENEGLDQIIRARAEIVHVHTSDYSQPDFLEVLKEIGYNERISVNCRESGSGSEALHHLRRLYSEIFY